The proteins below are encoded in one region of Clostridium estertheticum:
- a CDS encoding DUF4397 domain-containing protein — protein sequence MFYCPKNYNDPYSLYRDNSLYRVATMNSYIRVLHSSPKSPAVDVYINDILKFKNLTYGTFTDYVEVMSGDYNIKLYPAGTKITPVLNKNIFIPKELIYTVAAIGTLPNIDVLLVLEPKVNNPSNNAYIKFAHLSPNAGAVDVTLPDGKILFKNVKYKESTDYIEVPPGTYTLEARPTGTKTTALYVPNVRLKSQRFYTVYAIGLADGHPGLQALIPLDGSSYLDLRED from the coding sequence ATGTTTTATTGTCCAAAAAATTATAACGATCCTTATTCTTTATATAGAGATAATTCTCTATATAGGGTTGCAACCATGAATTCTTATATCAGAGTTCTTCATTCTTCCCCTAAATCCCCCGCTGTTGATGTGTATATTAATGATATATTAAAGTTCAAAAATCTTACGTATGGTACTTTTACAGATTATGTAGAGGTTATGAGCGGTGATTACAATATAAAATTGTATCCTGCTGGTACTAAAATCACGCCTGTACTTAATAAAAATATTTTTATCCCGAAAGAATTGATTTATACAGTCGCAGCAATTGGGACTTTGCCAAACATTGATGTGCTACTAGTTTTAGAACCTAAAGTTAATAATCCTTCTAATAATGCTTATATTAAATTTGCTCACTTATCACCCAATGCAGGTGCTGTTGATGTAACTCTCCCAGACGGTAAAATTCTTTTTAAGAACGTTAAATACAAAGAATCTACTGATTATATAGAGGTTCCACCTGGAACCTATACATTAGAAGCTAGACCTACAGGTACCAAAACTACTGCTTTATATGTCCCAAATGTAAGATTAAAATCTCAACGTTTTTATACCGTATATGCTATAGGCCTCGCAGACGGTCATCCTGGCCTTCAAGCTTTAATTCCACTAGATGGTAGTTCTTATTTAGATTTAAGAGAAGACTAA